The Stenotrophomonas maltophilia genome includes a region encoding these proteins:
- a CDS encoding AraC family transcriptional regulator: MDRIPQLLEQDESMRLEVSTLAEGLGVPLSFGHAYLTVLVCVSGRARFALNFREVAVQRHDVLVLAEDTLALLRQRSRGFLAVACLVPKALASEVAYVLPNALFKFLHEHPHCVPSPLEVPLLQGWLQQLMDAQHNGGRHRHVMLRNLLQTFFLKFATLLPAYYEAAPQVGRRERLAWSFWELVGQRSTRQRDVQSYAEALCITPFYLSQVTRECFGETPKALIDRQVVLEIKALLSYSELPIGRIAERLCFEDASYLCRYFRRHTGQSLTGYRRAGQGGISAIRTRAPVLRQADPR, translated from the coding sequence ATGGATCGCATTCCCCAGCTTCTGGAACAGGACGAATCCATGCGCCTGGAAGTCAGTACGCTGGCTGAAGGCTTGGGTGTTCCGCTGTCGTTCGGGCACGCCTATCTGACGGTGCTGGTGTGCGTGTCCGGGCGTGCGCGGTTCGCACTGAACTTCCGCGAAGTGGCGGTGCAGCGGCACGACGTACTGGTGCTGGCGGAGGATACGCTGGCGCTGCTGCGGCAGCGTTCGCGCGGCTTCCTTGCGGTGGCCTGCCTGGTGCCGAAAGCGCTGGCATCGGAGGTGGCCTATGTGCTGCCCAATGCACTGTTCAAGTTCCTGCACGAGCACCCCCATTGTGTGCCGTCACCGCTGGAGGTTCCGCTGCTGCAGGGTTGGCTGCAGCAGTTGATGGATGCCCAGCACAACGGTGGCCGCCATCGGCACGTGATGCTGCGCAACCTGCTGCAGACCTTTTTCCTGAAGTTCGCCACACTGCTCCCGGCATACTACGAGGCGGCGCCGCAGGTCGGCCGGCGCGAGCGCCTGGCCTGGAGCTTCTGGGAACTGGTCGGCCAGCGCAGCACGCGCCAACGCGACGTGCAGTCCTACGCCGAGGCGCTGTGCATTACCCCGTTCTATCTCTCGCAGGTGACCCGGGAATGCTTCGGCGAAACGCCGAAGGCGTTGATCGACCGCCAGGTGGTGCTGGAGATCAAGGCGCTGCTGAGCTACAGCGAACTGCCGATCGGACGCATCGCCGAACGCCTGTGTTTCGAGGACGCGTCCTACCTGTGCCGCTATTTCCGGCGGCACACCGGCCAATCGCTGACCGGCTACCGCCGGGCGGGGCAGGGCGGTATCAGTGCGATACGAACAAGGGCGCCGGTACTTCGGCAAGCAGATCCTCGGTGA
- a CDS encoding universal stress protein, with the protein MLHPLRDIAVLFDASDTGHRVLNIAADLAQAQQAHLVAVSTALHPTDIANGFARGAGIAAALDHEARADAACTAQLMQNLRAVSEPLQISTELRIVSDYLGGADLALQSLYCDLIIAGYPHTPGAPSGWHPLGTLRQTGVPMLLVPPHWKGEQVGRRIVVAWNASKQARRAVADALPLLARAQAVHLLMVDTPKAEAAPGAEMAQHLARHGVEVEIQAISSSQGGVAATIRQHVLDVEADLLVLGPYSRSRVVERVLGGVTEDLLAEVPAPLFVSH; encoded by the coding sequence ATGCTGCACCCACTACGCGATATCGCCGTGCTGTTCGACGCCAGCGACACCGGGCACCGCGTTCTCAACATCGCCGCCGACCTGGCGCAGGCCCAGCAGGCGCATCTGGTCGCAGTCTCCACGGCCCTGCATCCCACCGACATCGCCAACGGCTTCGCGCGCGGTGCCGGCATCGCCGCCGCGCTGGACCACGAGGCCCGCGCGGATGCCGCCTGCACCGCACAGCTGATGCAGAACCTGCGTGCCGTGTCCGAGCCGCTGCAGATCAGCACCGAACTGCGCATCGTCTCGGACTACCTGGGTGGCGCTGACCTGGCGCTGCAGTCGCTGTACTGCGACCTGATCATCGCCGGCTATCCGCACACACCAGGCGCGCCCTCCGGCTGGCATCCACTGGGCACGCTGCGCCAGACCGGGGTACCGATGCTGCTGGTGCCGCCGCACTGGAAGGGCGAGCAGGTCGGCCGGCGTATCGTGGTGGCCTGGAATGCCAGCAAGCAGGCCCGTCGTGCGGTGGCAGATGCCCTGCCTCTGCTGGCCCGGGCGCAGGCCGTGCACCTGCTGATGGTCGACACGCCCAAGGCTGAAGCGGCACCCGGCGCTGAAATGGCCCAGCATCTGGCGCGGCACGGCGTTGAAGTTGAGATCCAGGCGATCAGCTCCAGCCAAGGGGGCGTAGCTGCCACCATTCGCCAGCATGTACTTGATGTCGAAGCCGATCTGCTGGTGCTGGGGCCCTACAGCCGCAGTCGCGTGGTCGAACGCGTGCTCGGCGGGGTCACCGAGGATCTGCTTGCCGAAGTACCGGCGCCCTTGTTCGTATCGCACTGA
- a CDS encoding TetR/AcrR family transcriptional regulator, producing MRPAAARTRRDLPHALAATLVSHPRCTLSELARGAGISRATLYRFAPTREAIDEALFAAGFERVEAAAAWFDQGGDARHVLEQVTATLLADWELVTLLFARMMEEQQRLGDLHLLPERWAPIGERFEAFFLRGQAAGEFNVGFTAVWLADFYWSCFYGITWSLARGRLAPAAAACTLLASFQRGAMMG from the coding sequence ATGCGACCTGCCGCAGCACGTACACGACGCGACCTGCCCCATGCGCTGGCGGCCACCCTGGTCAGCCATCCACGCTGCACCCTCAGCGAACTCGCGCGCGGGGCGGGCATCAGCCGCGCGACCCTGTACCGGTTTGCGCCTACCCGGGAGGCGATCGACGAGGCCCTGTTCGCGGCCGGTTTCGAGCGCGTGGAAGCGGCGGCGGCCTGGTTCGACCAGGGCGGTGATGCACGCCACGTGCTGGAGCAGGTCACCGCCACGCTGCTGGCGGACTGGGAGCTGGTGACGCTGCTGTTCGCACGGATGATGGAAGAACAGCAGCGCCTGGGCGACCTGCACCTGCTGCCGGAGCGCTGGGCGCCGATCGGCGAGCGCTTCGAGGCCTTCTTCCTGCGGGGTCAGGCGGCCGGAGAGTTCAACGTCGGTTTCACCGCGGTGTGGCTCGCGGACTTCTACTGGAGCTGTTTCTACGGCATCACCTGGTCACTGGCACGCGGTCGGCTGGCGCCGGCAGCGGCAGCCTGTACGCTGCTGGCGTCGTTCCAGCGGGGGGCGATGATGGGTTGA
- a CDS encoding response regulator has product MTDDPIRVLMVEDQTDLREMIGLALRDLGIDVATTADGHEAAELLKGEARFDVVFSDVSMPNGMSGIELSEHVAREQPQARMILSSGYARSQLPPLPEQVEFLPKPYRLRQLVQLLRQA; this is encoded by the coding sequence ATGACCGATGACCCGATCCGCGTACTGATGGTGGAAGACCAGACCGATCTGCGTGAAATGATCGGCCTGGCCCTGCGCGACCTCGGCATCGATGTGGCCACGACCGCCGATGGCCACGAGGCGGCGGAACTGCTCAAGGGCGAAGCACGTTTCGACGTGGTGTTCAGCGACGTCAGCATGCCCAACGGCATGTCCGGCATCGAGCTGAGCGAGCATGTGGCACGCGAACAGCCGCAGGCACGGATGATCCTCTCGTCCGGCTATGCCCGCTCGCAGCTGCCGCCGCTGCCCGAGCAGGTGGAGTTCCTGCCCAAGCCCTATCGCCTGCGCCAGCTGGTACAGCTGCTCAGGCAGGCGTAA
- a CDS encoding two-component system sensor histidine kinase NtrB: MDAAASTTSVLTDPSRQLRLLIDSVRDHALYLLDPDGIVCSWNPGAERIKGYSADEVVGTHFGRFYLAADREAGEPQRLLRHAAQHGHVANEGWRVRRDGSSFRASVVIEPVVEAGELLGYVKITRDITEQWQAQRLLRDAQRALRNTQQFETVGRLSRGLSHEFNNLLTTIGNALDLLSLRVGGDDARAAELLDAAQSATDRGALLTRQLLAFSTGQTLIREPLDINVLIQQWLPDLQRACPSTVMLDAQLAPGLPAVNTDAAQLQTALANLVANAADATLEGGRILIGTALEHRLDPDADSTLQRGYVTLSVCDEGHGMAADIAERATEPFFTTKDIGKGSGLGLSQVFGFTTQSGGFVDVSTTPGVGTTVSLLLPAMEDPADDR; this comes from the coding sequence GTGGACGCTGCCGCCTCTACGACGTCCGTGCTGACGGACCCTTCCCGCCAACTGCGACTGCTGATCGACAGCGTGCGCGACCATGCGCTGTACCTGCTTGATCCGGATGGCATCGTCTGCAGCTGGAACCCGGGTGCGGAGCGCATCAAGGGCTATTCAGCCGATGAAGTGGTGGGCACCCACTTTGGTCGCTTCTACCTGGCCGCCGACCGCGAGGCAGGAGAACCGCAACGCCTGCTCCGTCATGCAGCGCAGCATGGCCACGTTGCCAATGAGGGCTGGCGGGTACGCCGCGATGGCTCGTCGTTCCGTGCCAGTGTTGTCATCGAGCCGGTGGTTGAAGCGGGTGAGCTGCTCGGCTACGTCAAGATCACCCGCGACATCACCGAGCAGTGGCAGGCACAGCGCCTGCTGCGTGATGCCCAACGAGCGCTGCGCAATACCCAACAGTTCGAGACCGTCGGCCGACTCAGCCGCGGCCTGTCGCATGAGTTCAACAACCTGCTGACCACCATCGGCAACGCACTGGACCTGCTGTCCCTGCGCGTTGGCGGTGACGATGCGCGCGCCGCCGAGCTGCTCGATGCCGCGCAGAGCGCGACAGATCGTGGTGCGCTGCTGACCCGCCAGCTGCTGGCGTTCAGCACTGGCCAGACCCTGATCCGCGAACCACTGGATATCAACGTGTTGATACAGCAGTGGCTGCCGGACCTGCAACGCGCCTGCCCGTCCACGGTGATGCTGGATGCCCAGCTGGCACCCGGCCTGCCTGCGGTCAACACCGATGCGGCGCAGCTGCAGACGGCGCTGGCCAATCTGGTCGCCAATGCCGCCGATGCTACCCTTGAAGGCGGTCGCATCCTGATCGGCACCGCGCTGGAGCATCGCCTCGACCCGGACGCGGACTCCACGCTGCAACGTGGCTATGTCACCCTCAGCGTCTGCGATGAAGGCCACGGGATGGCGGCCGACATCGCCGAACGGGCCACCGAGCCCTTCTTCACCACCAAGGACATCGGCAAAGGCAGCGGCCTGGGCCTGAGCCAGGTGTTCGGATTCACTACCCAGAGCGGCGGCTTCGTCGACGTGTCCACCACGCCCGGTGTCGGCACCACGGTCAGCCTGCTGCTACCCGCAATGGAGGACCCTGCCGATGACCGATGA
- a CDS encoding hybrid sensor histidine kinase/response regulator has translation MRPGATTRDRWIWMTSAVLLAATIALELVVPLGYAVWLAYFLAVSVTVFQRSARAPFIVAVLACVLLVIGFNIAPASSNSAFSLVNRSIGGCAFLMIALIVSRAIQARRDAMRALWLQEAENAVAMSLRGDLGPEQIAEAAATSLGAQLEADVGAVYRLEGGRLQLTGGLALPSGMPASLALQEGVAGQVARDECIRHLEGSDDAVLELQTSLGRLPVRERILAPISSDGTVVGIVELGRARAGAQRDLDRELLERCAETIGMALRASLLRAQLVVLLEESQRQGEELQAQQEELRVANEELEEQSRSLLQSQSHLEEQQAELEQSNVQLEERTHELEAQKQALLVAQSQLVRNSNELAATSRYKSEFLANMSHELRTPLNSSLILAKLLADNKDGTLTEEQVKYARAILSSNNDLLALINDILDLSRIEAGHVELADEVVVTDSVLQRLRETFEPMARQKGLALQIEADALAPSQLVVDSQRLQQILKNLLANAVKFTEHGKVSLHVRAAGQGRIRFEVCDSGIGIAREQLQVIFEAFRQADGSTRRRYGGTGLGLSISRDLAERMGGSIQVDSEPGRGSCFILELPLQGAPASSAADIAAALVASPVAAAVPAMQVPARAPVAPTTTVPSVADDRGRRQHPGRLILAVEDDATFAEALVALAHELDFDCVVAGTAEEALALAGELRPNGILLDIGLPDVSGLSVLERLKRNPDTRHIPVHVVSATDRSQVARELGAIGFAIKPTTRERLVSAIEQLEQTSQRDVRRLLIVEDDSELRHNLELLLGRDQLQIVAVGTLAGALEQLSTVTFDCMVMDLSLPDGSGYDLLEHMAGNDDVGFPPVIVYTGRALGREEEQRLRRYSKSIIIKGARSPERLLDEVTLFLHSVEASLPTDQQRLLREARRRDTVLDGRTVLLAEDDVRNIFALSSVLEPLGVTLEIARNGQEAVDRLAEREVDLVLMDIMMPEKDGLAAMREIRAQRHLQDLPIIALTAKAMPDDRERCLQAGANDYIAKPIDVDKLVSLCRVWCSRQ, from the coding sequence ATGCGTCCTGGTGCGACTACGCGTGACCGCTGGATCTGGATGACGTCCGCCGTGCTGCTGGCTGCGACCATCGCATTGGAGCTGGTGGTACCGCTCGGTTATGCGGTATGGCTGGCGTATTTCCTGGCCGTGAGCGTCACGGTGTTCCAGCGCAGTGCGCGCGCGCCGTTCATCGTGGCTGTGCTCGCCTGCGTCCTGCTGGTCATCGGTTTCAACATCGCCCCGGCCAGCTCGAACTCGGCGTTCTCGCTGGTCAACCGAAGCATCGGTGGTTGTGCGTTCCTGATGATCGCGCTGATCGTTTCCCGCGCGATCCAGGCACGCCGGGACGCAATGCGGGCGTTGTGGCTGCAGGAGGCCGAGAACGCGGTAGCGATGAGCCTGCGCGGCGACCTCGGCCCGGAGCAGATTGCCGAGGCGGCAGCCACCAGCCTGGGCGCGCAACTGGAGGCCGACGTCGGCGCCGTGTACCGGCTGGAAGGCGGACGACTGCAGCTGACCGGCGGCCTGGCGTTGCCGTCCGGCATGCCGGCGTCGCTGGCATTGCAGGAGGGCGTAGCCGGGCAGGTGGCGCGGGATGAGTGCATCCGTCACCTGGAGGGCAGCGACGACGCCGTACTTGAACTGCAGACCAGCCTGGGGCGGTTGCCGGTGCGCGAGCGCATCCTGGCGCCGATCAGCAGTGACGGCACCGTGGTAGGCATCGTCGAGCTGGGACGCGCCCGGGCGGGTGCGCAGCGCGACCTGGATCGCGAGCTGCTGGAGCGCTGCGCCGAGACCATCGGCATGGCGCTGCGTGCATCGCTGCTGCGCGCACAACTGGTGGTGCTGCTGGAGGAATCGCAGCGCCAGGGCGAGGAGCTGCAGGCCCAGCAGGAAGAGCTGCGCGTGGCCAATGAGGAACTGGAAGAGCAGAGCCGCAGCCTGCTGCAGTCGCAGAGCCATCTGGAAGAACAGCAGGCCGAGCTGGAACAGAGCAACGTCCAGCTGGAAGAGCGGACCCACGAGCTGGAGGCGCAGAAGCAGGCACTGCTGGTCGCGCAGAGCCAGCTGGTGCGCAACAGCAACGAACTGGCCGCGACATCGCGCTACAAGTCCGAGTTCCTGGCCAACATGTCGCACGAACTGCGCACGCCGCTGAACAGCTCGCTGATCCTGGCCAAGCTGCTGGCCGACAACAAGGACGGCACGCTCACCGAAGAACAGGTGAAGTATGCGCGTGCGATCCTGTCGTCCAACAACGATCTGCTGGCGCTGATCAACGACATCCTGGACCTGTCGCGCATCGAGGCCGGCCACGTTGAGCTGGCCGATGAAGTGGTGGTGACCGACAGCGTGCTGCAGCGCCTGCGCGAGACTTTCGAGCCGATGGCGCGGCAGAAGGGCCTGGCCCTGCAGATCGAGGCCGATGCGCTGGCGCCGAGCCAGCTGGTGGTCGACAGCCAGCGCCTGCAGCAGATCCTGAAGAACCTGCTGGCCAATGCGGTGAAGTTCACCGAGCATGGAAAGGTCAGCCTGCACGTGCGCGCGGCCGGCCAGGGGCGCATCCGTTTCGAGGTCTGCGACAGCGGTATCGGCATTGCCCGCGAGCAGCTGCAGGTCATCTTCGAAGCCTTCCGCCAGGCCGATGGCAGCACCCGTCGCCGCTACGGTGGCACCGGCCTGGGGCTGTCGATCTCGCGCGATCTGGCTGAGCGCATGGGCGGCAGCATCCAGGTCGACAGCGAACCGGGCCGTGGCAGCTGCTTCATTCTGGAACTGCCGTTGCAGGGCGCGCCCGCGTCGAGCGCCGCGGACATCGCCGCAGCCCTCGTGGCCTCGCCGGTCGCGGCCGCTGTGCCGGCGATGCAGGTGCCAGCAAGGGCTCCGGTGGCGCCGACGACGACGGTGCCCAGCGTGGCCGACGACCGCGGTCGTCGCCAGCACCCGGGCCGCCTGATCCTGGCCGTCGAGGACGACGCCACGTTCGCCGAAGCGCTGGTGGCCCTGGCCCATGAACTGGATTTCGACTGCGTGGTGGCCGGGACGGCCGAAGAGGCGCTGGCCCTGGCCGGCGAACTGCGACCGAACGGCATCCTGCTCGATATCGGCCTGCCGGACGTGTCCGGCCTGAGCGTGCTGGAGCGCCTGAAGCGCAACCCGGATACCCGCCATATTCCTGTGCACGTGGTCTCGGCAACGGACCGCAGCCAGGTGGCGCGCGAGCTTGGCGCGATCGGGTTTGCGATCAAGCCGACCACGCGCGAGCGCCTGGTAAGCGCCATCGAGCAGCTGGAACAGACCAGCCAGCGCGACGTGCGGCGCCTGCTGATCGTCGAGGACGACAGCGAGCTGCGCCACAACCTGGAACTGCTGCTGGGCCGTGATCAGCTGCAGATCGTCGCCGTGGGAACGCTTGCTGGCGCGCTGGAGCAGCTCAGCACGGTCACCTTTGATTGCATGGTGATGGACCTGTCACTGCCTGACGGCAGCGGCTACGACCTGCTCGAACACATGGCCGGCAACGATGACGTCGGCTTCCCGCCGGTGATCGTCTATACCGGCCGCGCGCTCGGTCGCGAGGAAGAACAGCGCCTGCGCCGCTATTCCAAGAGCATCATCATCAAGGGCGCGCGTTCGCCCGAGCGCCTGCTGGATGAAGTCACCCTGTTCCTGCACAGCGTGGAAGCCAGCCTGCCCACCGACCAGCAGCGCCTGCTGCGCGAGGCGCGCCGTCGCGACACCGTGCTTGATGGACGCACCGTGCTGCTGGCCGAGGACGACGTGCGCAACATCTTTGCGCTGTCCAGCGTGCTCGAGCCGCTGGGCGTGACGCTGGAGATCGCGCGCAATGGGCAGGAGGCAGTGGACCGCCTGGCCGAGCGCGAAGTCGACCTGGTGCTGATGGACATCATGATGCCGGAGAAGGATGGCCTGGCCGCGATGCGCGAGATCCGCGCGCAGCGTCACCTGCAGGACCTGCCGATCATCGCGCTGACTGCCAAGGCCATGCCGGACGACCGTGAGCGTTGCCTGCAGGCGGGCGCCAACGATTACATCGCCAAGCCCATCGACGTCGACAAGCTGGTCTCGCTGTGCCGGGTCTGGTGCTCGCGGCAATGA
- a CDS encoding CheR family methyltransferase: MNEQALFDLELKVLLEALYQRYHYDFRSYAVSSLRRRMRQAMQRYECERLVDLQYRLLHEPDLFAQAMQFFTVQVSEMFRDPAYFRELREQVVPVLRTYPSVKLWVAGCSTGEEVWSLAILLHEEGLLERSIVYATDINPAALATAEAGAYGIDRMAQFSRNYLAAGGTASLSDYYATAYDGAVFDRQLRRNVVFADHSLATDTVFSEVHLVSCRNVLIYFNRDLQDRAVGLFREALVHRGFLGLGSKESLQFGCHHDAFEVCSREHRLYRKVA, translated from the coding sequence ATGAACGAACAGGCGCTGTTCGACCTCGAACTGAAGGTCCTGCTGGAGGCGCTGTACCAGCGCTACCACTACGATTTCCGCAGCTATGCGGTGTCGTCGCTGCGCCGACGCATGCGCCAGGCGATGCAGCGCTATGAGTGCGAGCGGCTGGTCGACCTGCAGTACCGGCTGCTGCACGAGCCGGACCTGTTCGCCCAGGCCATGCAGTTCTTCACCGTGCAGGTCTCGGAGATGTTCCGTGACCCTGCGTATTTCCGTGAGCTGCGCGAGCAGGTGGTGCCAGTACTGCGTACCTATCCCTCGGTGAAGCTGTGGGTGGCCGGCTGCAGCACCGGCGAGGAAGTGTGGTCGCTGGCGATCCTGCTGCATGAAGAAGGCCTGCTCGAGCGCAGCATCGTCTACGCCACCGACATCAATCCGGCCGCACTGGCCACCGCCGAGGCGGGCGCCTATGGCATCGACCGGATGGCCCAGTTCAGCCGCAACTACCTGGCCGCCGGTGGCACCGCGTCGCTGTCGGACTACTACGCTACCGCCTACGATGGCGCGGTGTTCGACCGCCAACTGCGCCGCAACGTGGTGTTCGCCGACCACAGCCTGGCCACCGATACCGTGTTCTCCGAAGTGCACCTGGTGTCGTGCCGCAACGTGCTGATCTATTTCAACCGCGACCTGCAGGATCGTGCCGTCGGCCTGTTCCGCGAAGCGCTGGTGCACCGGGGCTTCCTTGGTCTGGGCAGCAAGGAGTCGCTGCAGTTCGGGTGCCACCACGATGCCTTCGAGGTCTGTTCGCGAGAGCACCGCCTGTACCGGAAGGTGGCCTGA
- a CDS encoding chemotaxis protein CheB, translating to MTLPVRPAVLVIGASAGGVAALQAVLGALPAKLPVPVLAVLHLPRDRTSRIAEVLAPYCALPVREAEDKQPLQPGTVTFAPPDYHLLVEDEGALALSVDAPVLFSRPAIDPLFDSAAAVFGAQVLALLLTGASSDGSEGVAAVRRAGGHAWLQCPEEAEASMMPASALQYAGADAVLPLELMCRRLKELFA from the coding sequence ATGACGCTGCCGGTGCGTCCGGCCGTGCTGGTGATCGGCGCGTCCGCCGGTGGCGTGGCGGCCCTGCAGGCGGTGCTCGGTGCACTGCCGGCGAAGCTGCCGGTACCGGTACTGGCCGTGCTGCACCTGCCGCGAGACCGCACCAGCCGCATCGCCGAGGTGCTGGCGCCGTACTGCGCGTTGCCGGTGCGCGAAGCCGAAGACAAGCAGCCGTTGCAGCCGGGCACGGTGACGTTCGCGCCGCCGGATTACCACCTGCTGGTGGAGGACGAGGGGGCGTTGGCGTTGTCGGTGGATGCACCGGTGCTGTTTTCCCGTCCGGCCATCGATCCGCTGTTCGACTCCGCCGCTGCGGTGTTCGGCGCGCAGGTATTGGCCCTGCTGCTGACCGGTGCCAGCAGTGATGGCAGCGAGGGCGTTGCCGCCGTGCGCCGTGCCGGTGGCCATGCCTGGCTGCAATGTCCCGAGGAAGCCGAGGCGTCGATGATGCCCGCTTCCGCCCTGCAGTACGCCGGCGCCGATGCCGTGCTGCCCCTTGAACTGATGTGTCGCCGCCTGAAGGAGTTGTTTGCATGA
- a CDS encoding hybrid sensor histidine kinase/response regulator, whose amino-acid sequence MNLLPPEPAQSQTPVNLLIVDDVPQNLVAMQALLQREGVNLLLAGSGAQALELLLEHEVALALLDVHMPEIDGFTLAELMRGSHRSRDVPIIFLTASPDDPLRVFKGYESGAVDFLHKPVAPQVILSKVNVFIELYQQRQLLKARNEALERALKLNETMAAVLTHDLRTPLSAILLCADKLALELPEDNAGAQQTLQYLEASTLRMARMVEQLLDFSRIRSGGLRLEASACDLADVTRAVVAEAGSAHGADRIHLDLQGDTRLQGDLDRLGQVAANLVGNALTHGSEARVEVDGRDPRGVLLRVSNAGRIDDALLPRLFEPFKASFHQSKGLGLGLYIVDQFVRAHGGRIAARNEAGQVVFEAMLPRRCDGTVLAAT is encoded by the coding sequence ATGAACCTGTTGCCACCGGAACCTGCGCAGTCGCAGACACCGGTCAACCTGCTGATCGTCGATGACGTGCCGCAGAACCTGGTAGCCATGCAGGCCCTGCTGCAGCGCGAAGGGGTCAACCTGCTGCTGGCCGGCTCGGGCGCGCAGGCGTTGGAGTTGCTGCTCGAGCACGAGGTGGCATTGGCCCTGCTTGACGTGCACATGCCGGAGATCGATGGCTTCACCCTGGCCGAACTGATGCGCGGTTCGCATCGCAGCCGCGACGTGCCGATCATCTTCCTGACCGCCTCTCCGGATGATCCCCTGCGCGTGTTCAAGGGCTACGAAAGCGGTGCGGTCGATTTCCTGCACAAGCCGGTGGCGCCGCAGGTGATCCTGAGCAAGGTCAACGTCTTCATCGAGCTGTACCAGCAGCGGCAGCTGCTGAAGGCGCGCAACGAGGCACTGGAGCGCGCGCTGAAGCTCAACGAGACGATGGCTGCCGTTTTGACCCACGACCTGCGCACGCCGTTGTCGGCGATCCTGCTGTGTGCCGACAAGCTGGCGCTGGAGCTTCCGGAAGACAACGCAGGCGCGCAGCAGACCCTGCAGTACCTGGAAGCCAGCACCCTGCGGATGGCGCGGATGGTCGAGCAGCTGCTCGATTTCTCGCGGATCCGCAGCGGTGGCCTGAGGCTGGAGGCAAGTGCCTGCGATCTGGCCGACGTGACGCGCGCGGTAGTCGCCGAGGCGGGCAGCGCGCATGGGGCGGACCGGATCCACCTGGACCTGCAGGGAGACACGCGGCTGCAGGGCGATCTGGATCGCCTTGGCCAGGTCGCCGCCAACCTGGTCGGCAATGCGCTGACCCATGGCAGCGAGGCGAGGGTGGAGGTGGATGGGCGCGACCCGCGCGGCGTACTGCTGCGGGTCAGCAACGCCGGCCGGATCGATGACGCGCTGTTGCCGCGACTGTTCGAACCGTTCAAGGCCAGCTTCCACCAGAGCAAGGGCCTGGGCCTGGGCTTGTACATCGTCGATCAGTTCGTCCGCGCGCACGGCGGGCGCATTGCGGCCCGCAACGAAGCGGGCCAGGTGGTGTTCGAGGCAATGCTGCCACGACGCTGCGACGGCACGGTCTTGGCGGCAACCTAA
- a CDS encoding ArsR/SmtB family transcription factor has translation MARTQLDSAAMAEHASQAATLLKSLAHPARLRVLCRLVEGEAPVPELQALTGLSASALSQHLAVLRGLDIVATRREAQAIHYRVLEGPALGVLQALHAAYCGAASR, from the coding sequence ATGGCCCGGACCCAGCTCGACAGCGCCGCGATGGCCGAACACGCGTCGCAGGCAGCCACGCTGCTCAAAAGCCTGGCCCACCCGGCCCGGCTGCGGGTGCTGTGCCGCCTGGTGGAAGGTGAAGCGCCGGTACCGGAACTGCAGGCACTGACCGGCCTGAGCGCATCGGCGTTGTCACAGCATCTGGCGGTGCTGCGCGGACTGGATATCGTGGCGACCCGGCGCGAAGCGCAGGCGATCCACTACCGGGTTCTTGAAGGGCCCGCACTGGGCGTGCTGCAGGCGCTGCATGCGGCGTACTGCGGTGCTGCTTCGCGCTGA
- a CDS encoding YeeE/YedE family protein: MNLPWSAAAGGALIGAAAVLLLATIGRVAGISGITAGSLRAGKGERAWRWAFLAGLTASAGLVLWWQSVPEASPRALLRDALPAWQLMGAGLLVGFGTRLGNGCTSGHGVCGMARASKRSLAAVLVFMVCAMLTTFLVRHGGGPT; encoded by the coding sequence ATGAACCTGCCATGGAGTGCGGCGGCAGGTGGTGCGTTGATCGGCGCCGCCGCGGTGCTGTTGCTCGCCACCATCGGACGCGTGGCGGGCATCAGCGGCATCACCGCAGGCAGCCTGCGCGCAGGCAAGGGCGAGCGTGCCTGGCGCTGGGCCTTCCTGGCCGGCCTGACCGCATCGGCGGGGCTGGTGCTGTGGTGGCAATCGGTGCCCGAGGCATCGCCGCGTGCGCTGCTGCGTGATGCGCTGCCGGCATGGCAGTTGATGGGAGCCGGCCTGCTGGTCGGCTTCGGTACGCGGCTGGGCAACGGCTGCACCAGCGGTCACGGTGTGTGCGGCATGGCCCGCGCTTCGAAGCGATCGCTGGCGGCCGTGCTGGTGTTCATGGTCTGCGCGATGCTGACCACCTTCCTGGTCCGTCATGGCGGAGGCCCAACATGA
- a CDS encoding DUF6691 family protein: MSRAVWAAGAAGALFGMGLALSGMTDARRVLGFLDITGDFDPTLLWVLGSALLVSAIGQRWVLRRQQPLYADRFRLPVTRRVDARLLLGAALFGIGWGWAGYCPGPAIAGVVVASREALWFVPSMLAGFWLHDRFVR; encoded by the coding sequence ATGAGCCGCGCAGTCTGGGCCGCCGGCGCGGCGGGCGCGTTGTTTGGCATGGGGTTGGCACTTTCGGGAATGACCGACGCGCGTCGTGTCCTCGGCTTCCTCGACATCACCGGTGACTTCGATCCCACGCTGCTGTGGGTGCTGGGCTCGGCGCTGCTGGTCAGCGCGATCGGGCAGCGGTGGGTGTTGCGGCGACAGCAGCCGCTGTACGCAGACCGCTTCCGGCTGCCTGTTACCCGGCGTGTGGATGCTCGCCTGCTGCTGGGTGCCGCGCTGTTCGGGATCGGCTGGGGCTGGGCGGGCTATTGCCCAGGCCCGGCCATCGCCGGGGTGGTCGTGGCGTCGCGCGAAGCCCTGTGGTTCGTGCCTTCGATGCTTGCAGGATTCTGGCTGCACGACCGCTTCGTCCGTTGA